A stretch of Geotrypetes seraphini chromosome 2, aGeoSer1.1, whole genome shotgun sequence DNA encodes these proteins:
- the LOC117354591 gene encoding zinc finger protein 585A-like isoform X2 → MPAGTSAQMQVTFEEVAVSFSQEEWEYLDEEQKELYREVMKENYQTLISLAAGSLTVTPKIISHIERGEEPYIRGEPGSEEREIGKSSSPDHQIRHTWKRIKNQGEDLVKMEQIQTQSENVSVNIFQRPEKINAKNCKQESKKQRHPEGDTTDGVIKCERNDRKLSNIPEDKKHLAERPFQINKRDKVTSIFLQGKSKGEKHLKDLSMHKRDHKNEKIFTCPECNKSFTQLRYLKIHQRIHTGDKPFTCTECNKSFTRLSYLKNHKLIHTGHKPYTCTECNKSFTFLSGLQIHQRNHTGDKPYKCTVCNKSFTQPSHLKSHQRIHTGNKPFTCTECKKSFTQLSDLKIHQRIHTGDKPFTCTECNKSFTRLSYLKNHKLIHTGHKPYTCTECNKSFTFLSGLQIHQRNHTGDKPYKCTVCNKSFTQHSHLKIHQRIHTGDKPYKCTVCNKSFPRLSDLKIHQRNHTGDKPYKCTVCNKSFTQLSTLKAHQRIHTGDKPFTCTECNKSFTQHSYLKKHQRIHTGDKPYKCTVFNKSFTQLSDLKIHQRIHTGDKTYKCTVFNKSFPQLSDLKIHQRIHTGDKPYKCTVFNKSFTQLSDLKIHQRIHTGDKPFTCTECNKSFTQHSYLKKHQRIHTGDKPYKCTVCNKSFTRLSDLKIHQRIHTGDKPYKCTVCNKSFTRLSDLKIHQRNHTGDKPYKCTVCKKSFTQLSNLKRHQRIHTGDKPYKCTVCNKIFTQISYLKVHQRIHTGDKPYKCTVCNKSFTQPSHLKSHQRIHTGDKPFTCIEPYKGTVCYKSFTQFSELKIHQRIHTGDKPYKCTVCNKSFTQLSILKVHQRIHTGDKPYKCTLCNKNFTQLSNLKTHQMIHTGDKPYKCTLCNKSFTQLSNLKAHQMIHTGDKSFTCTKPYKCTVCNKRFTRLSNLKAHQRIHTEDKSHKCTVCNKSFTQHSYLKIHQRIHTGDKPYKCTVCNKSFTQLSNLKAHQRIHTGDKPFTCTECNKSFTQHSYLKRHQRIHTG, encoded by the coding sequence ATCATCAAATCCGACACACATGGAAAAGAATAAAGAATCAAGGAGAAGATCTGGTAAAAATGGAACAAATCCAAACACAGTCAGAAAATGTCAGTGTGAATATTTTCCAGAGACCTGAGAAGAttaatgcaaagaattgcaagcAGGAATCAAAGAAACAGAGACACCCTGAAGGAGACACAACGGATGGAGTCATTAAGTGTGAGAGAAATGACAGAAAGCTCAGTAACATCCCTGAGGACAAGAAACACCTAGCAGAGAGACCCTTCCAAATTAATAAACGTGATAAAGTAACTTCTattttcctccagggcaagagTAAAGGAGAAAAACACCTGAAAGACCTCAGTATGCACAAAAGGGATCATAAAAATGAGAAAATATTTACATgtcctgagtgtaataaaagcttcactcagcttagatatctaaaaattcaccagaggatccacacaggagacaaaccatttacatgtactgagtgtaataaaagcttcactcggctttcctATCTAAAAAATCACAAACTAattcacacagggcacaaaccatatacatgtactgagtgtaataaaagtttcacttTCCTTAGCGGTCTACAAATTCACCAGAGGAACCACACAGGAgataaaccatataaatgtactgtgtgtaataaaagcttcactcagcctTCACATCTAAAATCAcatcagaggatccacacaggaaacaaaccatttacatgtactgagtgtaagaaaagctttactcagctttcagatctaaaaattcaccagagaatccacacaggagacaaaccatttacatgtactgagtgtaataaaagcttcactcggctttcctATCTAAAAAATCACAAACTAattcacacagggcacaaaccatatacatgtactgagtgtaataaaagtttcacttTCCTTAGCGGTCTACAAATTCACCAGAGGAACCACACAGGAgataaaccatataaatgtactgtgtgtaataaaagcttcactcagcattcacatctaaaaattcaccagaggatccacactggagataaaccatataaatgtactgtgtgtaataaaagcttccctcggctttcagatctaaaaattcaccagaggaaccacacaggagataaaccatataaatgtactgtgtgtaataaaagcttcactcaactttCAACTCTAAAAGCAcatcagaggatccacacaggagacaaaccatttacatgtactgagtgcaataaaagcttcactcagcattCATATCTAAAAaaacaccagaggatccacacaggagataaaccatataaatgtactgtgtttaataaaagcttcactcagctttcagatctaaaaattcaccagaggatccacacaggagataaAACATATAAATGTACTGTGTTTAATAAAAGCTTCCCtcagctttcagatctaaaaattcaccagaggatccacacaggagataaaccatataaatgtactgtgtttaataaaagcttcactcagctttcagatctaaaaattcaccaaaggatccacacaggagataaaccatttacatgtactgagtgcaataaaagcttcactcagcattCATATCTAAAAaaacaccagaggatccacacaggagataaaccatataaatgtactgtgtgtaataaaagcttcactcgtctttcagatctaaaaattcaccagaggatccacacaggagataaaccatataaatgtactgtgtgtaataaaagcttcactcggctttcagatcttaaaattcaccagaggaaccacacaggagataaaccatataaatgtactgtgtgtaagaaaagcttcactcagctttcaaatttaaaaagacaccagaggatccacacaggagataaaccatataaatgtactgTGTGTAATAAAATCTTCACTCAGATTTCATATCTAAAAgtacaccagaggatccacacaggagataaaccatataaatgtactgtgtgtaataaaagcttcactcagcctTCACATCTAAAAtcacaccagaggatccacacaggagacaagccatttacatgtattgaACCGTATAAAGGTACTGTGTGttataaaagcttcactcagtttTCAGaactaaaaattcaccagaggatccacacaggagataaaccatataaatgtactgtgtgtaataaaagcttcactcagctttcaattCTAAAAgtacaccagaggatccacacaggagataaaccatataaatgtactttgtgtaataaaaacttcactcaactttcaaatctaaaaacacaccagatgatccacacaggagataaaccatataaatgtactttgtgtaataaaagcttcactcaactttcaaatctaaaagcaCACCagatgatccacacaggagacaagtCATTTACATGTACtaaaccatataaatgtactgtgtgtaataaaagattcactcggctttcaaatctaaaagcACACCAGAGAATCCACACAGAAGATAAATCACATAAATGTActgtgtgtaataaaagcttcactcagcattcatatctaaaaattcaccagaggatccacacaggagataaaccatataaatgtactgtatgtaataaaagcttcactcagctttcaaatctaaaagcacaccagaggatccacacaggagacaagccatttacatgtactgagtgcaataaaagcttcactcagcattcatatctaaaaagacaccagaggatccacacaggataG